A single window of Arvicanthis niloticus isolate mArvNil1 chromosome X, mArvNil1.pat.X, whole genome shotgun sequence DNA harbors:
- the Mospd1 gene encoding motile sperm domain-containing protein 1 isoform X3, which produces MHQQKRQPELVEGTLPVFVFPTELIFYADDQSTHKQVLTLYNPYEFALKFKVLCTTPNKYVVVDAAGAVKPQCCVDIVIRHRDVRSCHYGVIDKFRLQVSEQSQRKALGRKEVIATLLPSAKEQQKEEEEKRIKEHLTESVFFEQSCQPGLITMAILRT; this is translated from the exons ATGCATCAACAAAAAAGACAACCAGAGTTAGTGGAAGGGactcttcctgtctttgtgttTCCCACGGAGCTAATATTTTATGCAGATGATCAGTCAACACATAAGCAAGTGTTGACTCTGTACAATCCCTATGAGTTTGCCTTAAAGTTCAAAG ttttgtgTACGACTCCAAATAAGTATGTTGTCGTTGATGCTGCTGGTGCGGTGAAGCCACAGTGCTGTGTGGATAT TGTGATTCGTCATAGAGACGTTCGATCCTGTCACTATGGTGTGATAGACAAATTCCGCCTCCAGGTTTCCGAACAAAGCCAGAGGAAGGCCTTGGGAAGAAAAGAGGTTATTGCCACTCTTCTCCCATCTGCGaaagaacaacaaaaggaagaagaggagaagagaataaAGGAACACTTAACCGAAAGTGTATTTTTTGAGCAGTCATGTCAACCAG